In Harmonia axyridis chromosome 6, icHarAxyr1.1, whole genome shotgun sequence, a single window of DNA contains:
- the LOC123682368 gene encoding rho GTPase-activating protein 20-like isoform X6, translating to MFCNMCLCKEAERLAEYGRILGGSQTTLDGRRTDLQRIEDLFPHDNLGLYDPEPTSIHHVKSRAMRKKSLSDLTNFDNNNSKNSHCSRIFVMEAPCAMAPSNLPMNAKPRHIFLFNDVLLVAKPRSPGTFKLKERVRMSEIWLHRHPESETGFLLGWPSPARTYLVSFCTQAARDTWWRELKQALSTQLRLEPPTTNIKVVFRDPLSGTECSKTVGVLPETSSGEVARLTLDETGNSECSFTLYARDRDNAPCALMGYERPHSIQLARIRQSMCAEEGFDLTHCNNNRIPSDIVFELKPNIKAPPRKSHLKLFRTKSGPRIFGVCLSRLCTNNTLPPVITAILKALFHKGPHVQGIFRRCASARALKELREKVDSQAPGIIEELSNNTHALLLAALLKEFLRSLPEPLLAGNTQEWLFVGSNGRIDKLRKLLTLLPTENYLLLSNVVCVLHNITKKAKYNLMSPANLAVCLGPSLLWETTPNSPLRTLPTLVETIITQCQVLFGTQIVSILGEVQNDSGAEESDSLHSLGLSLDSAELSKDQKSLSRDSGLTLSEDDRESPGLNLRSYPFQRQDWSRQAARMRSLENTWVEDEAFCTSNESLCSPPIPPRRHLPLRHLPPHVHLPPLYRPPPPPPPTYATARLMLVTDSESESYV from the exons ATGTTCTGCAATATGTGCCTTTGTAAGGAG GCTGAGAGACTAGCTGAGTATGGAAGGATCCTTGGGGGATCCCAAACCACCTTGGATGGAAGGAGGACGGATTTGCAACGCATAGAAGATCTCTTTCCTCATGATAATCTAGGATTATATGACCCTGAACCCACTTCAATACATCATGTT AAAAGCCGAGCCATGAGGAAAAAATCCCTGAGCGACTTAACGAATTTCGACAACAACAACTCCAAAAACTCCCACTGCTCCAGGATATTCGTTATGGAAGCACCATGTGCTATGGCCCCCTCAAATCTACCCATGAATGCGAAACCAAGACATATATTCCTCTTCAACGATGTATTGTTGGTGGCCAAACCAAGATCTCCTGGAACTTTCAAACTTAAA GAGCGGGTTAGGATGTCCGAGATATGGCTTCACAGACATCCAGAATCGGAAACTGGCTTCCTCCTAGGCTGGCCTTCTCCCGCCAGGACCTACCTTGTTTCCTTCTGCACCCAGGCTGCTCGAGACACCTGGTGGAGGGAATTGAAACAGGCTCTTTCCACTCAGCTGCGTTTGGAACCTCCAACAACCAACATCAAGGTCGTCTTCAGAGATCCCCTCAGTGGCACCGAATGCTCAAAGACAGTTGGGGTGTTACCTGAGACCAGTTCGGgagag GTGGCCAGGCTGACTCTGGACGAAACAGGAAATTCTGAATGTTCGTTCACACTTTATGCCAGAGACAGAGACAACGCCCCTTGCGCTCTGATGGGCTACGAAAGACCGCATTCCATCCAGCTGGCGAGGATAAGACAATCGATGTGTGCGGAAGAAGGCTTCGACTTGACGCACTGCAACAACAACAGGATACCCAGCGATATAGTTTTTGAACTAAAGCCAAACATCAAGGCACCTCCGAGAAA ATCCCATCTGAAGCTATTCAGGACAAAGAGCGGTCCAAGGATATTCGGAGTTTGCTTATCGAGACTTTGTACCAACAATACCTTACCTCCTGTTATAACAGCCATCTTGAAAGCTCTATTTCACAAGGGCCCTCATGTTCAGGGAATCTTCCGGAGATGTGCTTCTGCAAGGGCTCTCAAAGAATTACGGGAAAAGGTTGACTCTCAAG CTCCGGGAATTATAGAAGAATTGTCCAACAACACTCATGCCCTCCTGCTGGCAGCCCTTCTTAAAGAGTTTTTAAGGAGCCTTCCTGAGCCTCTCTTGGCAGGAAACACACAAGAATGGCTATTCGTAGGATCAAATGGAAGAATCGATAAACTTAGAAAATTACTAACATTACTACCAACAGAAAATTATCTCTTGTTGTCTAATGTTGTCTGTGTCCTGCACAACATAACTAAGAAGGCCAAATACAACTTGATGTCACCTGCTAATTTAG CGGTGTGCTTGGGACCCAGTCTACTTTGGGAAACCACCCCTAATTCCCCACTTAGGACGCTTCCTACCCTTGTAGAAACCATAATAACCCAATGCCAAGTATTGTTTGGAACACAAATTGTCTCCATACTGGGAGAAGTTCAAAATGACAGTGGTGCTGAAGAGTCTGATAGTTTACATT cTCTTGGTCTATCTTTGGACAGTGCCGAATTGAGTAAAGACCAAAAGTCGCTCAGTAGGGATTCTGGCCTCACTCTTTCCGAAGATGACAGAGAAAGTCCAGGACTTAACCTGAGATCTTACCCCTTCCAACGTCAAGACTGGTCCAGGCAAGCTGCCAGGATGAGGTCCTTGGAAAATACCTGGGTAGAAGATGAGGCTTTCTGTACATCGAATGAAAGTCTTTGTAGTCCTCCTATCCCCCCCAGAAGACATTTACCACTGAGACATTTGCCCCCTCATGTACATTTACCTCCCCTTTATAGACCTCCTCCCCCGCCACCCCCTACCTACGCCACTGCTAGACTTATGCTAGTTACCGATTCAGAGAGTGAAAGCTATGTTTGA
- the LOC123682368 gene encoding rho GTPase-activating protein 20-like isoform X5 yields the protein MHIKERLIIKQAERLAEYGRILGGSQTTLDGRRTDLQRIEDLFPHDNLGLYDPEPTSIHHVKSRAMRKKSLSDLTNFDNNNSKNSHCSRIFVMEAPCAMAPSNLPMNAKPRHIFLFNDVLLVAKPRSPGTFKLKERVRMSEIWLHRHPESETGFLLGWPSPARTYLVSFCTQAARDTWWRELKQALSTQLRLEPPTTNIKVVFRDPLSGTECSKTVGVLPETSSGEVARLTLDETGNSECSFTLYARDRDNAPCALMGYERPHSIQLARIRQSMCAEEGFDLTHCNNNRIPSDIVFELKPNIKAPPRKSHLKLFRTKSGPRIFGVCLSRLCTNNTLPPVITAILKALFHKGPHVQGIFRRCASARALKELREKVDSQAPGIIEELSNNTHALLLAALLKEFLRSLPEPLLAGNTQEWLFVGSNGRIDKLRKLLTLLPTENYLLLSNVVCVLHNITKKAKYNLMSPANLAVCLGPSLLWETTPNSPLRTLPTLVETIITQCQVLFGTQIVSILGEVQNDSGAEESDSLHSLGLSLDSAELSKDQKSLSRDSGLTLSEDDRESPGLNLRSYPFQRQDWSRQAARMRSLENTWVEDEAFCTSNESLCSPPIPPRRHLPLRHLPPHVHLPPLYRPPPPPPPTYATARLMLVTDSESESYV from the exons GCTGAGAGACTAGCTGAGTATGGAAGGATCCTTGGGGGATCCCAAACCACCTTGGATGGAAGGAGGACGGATTTGCAACGCATAGAAGATCTCTTTCCTCATGATAATCTAGGATTATATGACCCTGAACCCACTTCAATACATCATGTT AAAAGCCGAGCCATGAGGAAAAAATCCCTGAGCGACTTAACGAATTTCGACAACAACAACTCCAAAAACTCCCACTGCTCCAGGATATTCGTTATGGAAGCACCATGTGCTATGGCCCCCTCAAATCTACCCATGAATGCGAAACCAAGACATATATTCCTCTTCAACGATGTATTGTTGGTGGCCAAACCAAGATCTCCTGGAACTTTCAAACTTAAA GAGCGGGTTAGGATGTCCGAGATATGGCTTCACAGACATCCAGAATCGGAAACTGGCTTCCTCCTAGGCTGGCCTTCTCCCGCCAGGACCTACCTTGTTTCCTTCTGCACCCAGGCTGCTCGAGACACCTGGTGGAGGGAATTGAAACAGGCTCTTTCCACTCAGCTGCGTTTGGAACCTCCAACAACCAACATCAAGGTCGTCTTCAGAGATCCCCTCAGTGGCACCGAATGCTCAAAGACAGTTGGGGTGTTACCTGAGACCAGTTCGGgagag GTGGCCAGGCTGACTCTGGACGAAACAGGAAATTCTGAATGTTCGTTCACACTTTATGCCAGAGACAGAGACAACGCCCCTTGCGCTCTGATGGGCTACGAAAGACCGCATTCCATCCAGCTGGCGAGGATAAGACAATCGATGTGTGCGGAAGAAGGCTTCGACTTGACGCACTGCAACAACAACAGGATACCCAGCGATATAGTTTTTGAACTAAAGCCAAACATCAAGGCACCTCCGAGAAA ATCCCATCTGAAGCTATTCAGGACAAAGAGCGGTCCAAGGATATTCGGAGTTTGCTTATCGAGACTTTGTACCAACAATACCTTACCTCCTGTTATAACAGCCATCTTGAAAGCTCTATTTCACAAGGGCCCTCATGTTCAGGGAATCTTCCGGAGATGTGCTTCTGCAAGGGCTCTCAAAGAATTACGGGAAAAGGTTGACTCTCAAG CTCCGGGAATTATAGAAGAATTGTCCAACAACACTCATGCCCTCCTGCTGGCAGCCCTTCTTAAAGAGTTTTTAAGGAGCCTTCCTGAGCCTCTCTTGGCAGGAAACACACAAGAATGGCTATTCGTAGGATCAAATGGAAGAATCGATAAACTTAGAAAATTACTAACATTACTACCAACAGAAAATTATCTCTTGTTGTCTAATGTTGTCTGTGTCCTGCACAACATAACTAAGAAGGCCAAATACAACTTGATGTCACCTGCTAATTTAG CGGTGTGCTTGGGACCCAGTCTACTTTGGGAAACCACCCCTAATTCCCCACTTAGGACGCTTCCTACCCTTGTAGAAACCATAATAACCCAATGCCAAGTATTGTTTGGAACACAAATTGTCTCCATACTGGGAGAAGTTCAAAATGACAGTGGTGCTGAAGAGTCTGATAGTTTACATT cTCTTGGTCTATCTTTGGACAGTGCCGAATTGAGTAAAGACCAAAAGTCGCTCAGTAGGGATTCTGGCCTCACTCTTTCCGAAGATGACAGAGAAAGTCCAGGACTTAACCTGAGATCTTACCCCTTCCAACGTCAAGACTGGTCCAGGCAAGCTGCCAGGATGAGGTCCTTGGAAAATACCTGGGTAGAAGATGAGGCTTTCTGTACATCGAATGAAAGTCTTTGTAGTCCTCCTATCCCCCCCAGAAGACATTTACCACTGAGACATTTGCCCCCTCATGTACATTTACCTCCCCTTTATAGACCTCCTCCCCCGCCACCCCCTACCTACGCCACTGCTAGACTTATGCTAGTTACCGATTCAGAGAGTGAAAGCTATGTTTGA